In Allocoprobacillus halotolerans, a genomic segment contains:
- a CDS encoding zf-TFIIB domain-containing protein, which produces MKCPVCKDTTLLMAEKHGIEIDYCPECRGIWLDRGELDKIIERASDQKTSSSHSHVKLTKKKKGFGLTDILEMFGEE; this is translated from the coding sequence ATGAAATGTCCAGTATGTAAAGATACTACATTATTAATGGCTGAAAAGCATGGTATCGAAATTGATTATTGTCCTGAATGTCGAGGTATATGGTTGGATCGTGGTGAACTTGATAAAATCATTGAAAGAGCATCAGATCAAAAAACATCATCTTCTCACAGTCATGTCAAATTAACTAAAAAGAAAAAAGGCTTTGGATTAACTGATATTTTAGAAATGTTTGGTGAGGAATAA
- the tnpA gene encoding IS200/IS605 family transposase, with translation MAQKTNSLAHTKWMCKYHIVFTPKYRRKVIYNQLRNDIGEILRTLCRYKGVEIIEGHLMADHVHILVMIPPKLSVSSFMGYLKGKSALMIFDRHANLKYKYGNRHFWAEGYYVSTVGLNDATVAKYIREQERHDIAMDKLSVKEYQNPFEDREIEKEKKKQEKKKKTVKKEK, from the coding sequence ATGGCTCAAAAAACAAATTCTTTGGCACATACGAAGTGGATGTGCAAATATCACATCGTCTTCACTCCAAAGTATAGACGAAAAGTGATTTATAATCAACTAAGAAATGACATAGGAGAGATATTAAGGACATTATGCCGATATAAAGGAGTAGAAATCATAGAAGGGCATCTGATGGCAGATCATGTCCATATATTAGTGATGATACCACCAAAATTAAGTGTATCATCATTCATGGGATACCTAAAAGGAAAATCGGCACTGATGATATTTGATCGACATGCAAATCTGAAATATAAATATGGAAACAGACATTTCTGGGCAGAAGGATATTATGTGAGCACAGTGGGATTGAATGATGCAACGGTCGCAAAATATATAAGGGAACAAGAGCGACATGACATAGCGATGGACAAACTCAGTGTGAAAGAATATCAAAATCCATTTGAAGATAGAGAAATAGAAAAAGAGAAGAAAAAACAGGAGAAAAAGAAAAAGACAGTTAAGAAAGAGAAATAA
- the mscL gene encoding large conductance mechanosensitive channel protein MscL has translation MKKFMNEFKQFAVRGNMLDMAIGVIIGGAFTGIVTSLTDNFINPILNLVTGGQVYTLKDVAGFASAFISSVVNFLIMAFVLFCLLKTMNKLMSIGKKEEVLNQLQKSVLFVNLKYILMHHVVQIVLHN, from the coding sequence ATGAAAAAGTTCATGAATGAATTTAAGCAGTTTGCTGTGCGTGGCAATATGCTTGATATGGCAATTGGGGTTATTATAGGTGGTGCTTTTACAGGGATTGTTACATCTTTAACTGATAATTTTATTAATCCTATATTAAATCTTGTGACAGGAGGACAAGTTTATACATTAAAAGATGTTGCTGGATTTGCATCTGCGTTTATTTCTTCTGTTGTGAATTTTCTTATCATGGCTTTTGTTTTATTCTGCTTATTAAAAACAATGAATAAACTAATGTCTATTGGTAAAAAAGAAGAAGTATTGAACCAACTACAAAAATCTGTCCTTTTTGTAAATCTGAAGTACATATTGATGCATCACGTTGTCCAAATTGTACTTCACAATTAG
- a CDS encoding polysaccharide deacetylase family protein: protein MYLTFDDGPSENTKKILDVLDKYNVKATFFVTGNGQKYNKYIKEAYEKGHTIALHTYSHKYDEVYASVDAYFKDLDKLGQMVKEQIGFVPKYIRFPGGSSNTTSAKYCKGIMSTLVTEVQNRGYQYYDWNADSTDAQGNRRAVSLLVKNGTSSQAKNINLLMHDTGAKTTTVEALPKIIEHYQKLGYAFKGIDDTSFTPHHGVNN, encoded by the coding sequence ATGTATTTAACATTTGATGATGGTCCATCTGAAAATACAAAGAAGATTTTAGATGTTTTAGACAAGTATAATGTCAAGGCAACATTCTTTGTGACAGGAAATGGACAAAAATACAATAAGTATATCAAAGAAGCTTATGAAAAAGGACATACTATAGCATTACATACATATAGCCATAAATATGATGAAGTTTATGCTTCAGTTGATGCTTATTTTAAAGATTTAGATAAACTTGGCCAAATGGTTAAAGAACAAATTGGTTTTGTACCTAAGTATATTCGTTTCCCTGGTGGAAGTTCTAATACAACATCAGCAAAATACTGTAAAGGAATCATGTCAACATTAGTAACAGAAGTTCAAAATAGAGGTTATCAATATTATGATTGGAATGCTGATTCAACAGATGCTCAAGGGAATAGAAGGGCAGTTTCATTATTGGTTAAAAATGGAACATCAAGTCAAGCGAAAAATATTAACTTATTAATGCATGATACAGGAGCAAAAACAACGACTGTCGAAGCATTACCAAAGATTATTGAACATTATCAAAAACTTGGATATGCTTTTAAAGGTATTGATGATACATCATTTACACCTCATCACGGTGTTAACAATTAG
- a CDS encoding N-acetylmuramoyl-L-alanine amidase family protein, whose protein sequence is MTALIIGFGIYKGVTWAFHTIASLLAPEVQKEEVVEVEPEKEKTYIATVVIDPGHGDWDPGANVGNVLEKDITLKTSKAIGQVLEDADIKAVFTRESDVSLSNNKIEDLKKRAAMSETYQANYFVSVHVNSYEESDEVSGFEIYKKNDESESLAQNIGKSIETLNYSKNRGILDGGKSLQVLRDNTVPSVLIELGYLNNKNDYSYLSDDEKLQKMGETIAKGIIEEVQTHLLDNSSQNNINQ, encoded by the coding sequence GTGACTGCATTGATAATAGGTTTTGGTATATATAAAGGAGTGACATGGGCATTCCATACAATTGCATCTTTATTAGCGCCAGAAGTACAAAAAGAAGAAGTTGTAGAAGTCGAACCCGAAAAAGAAAAGACTTATATTGCGACAGTTGTGATTGATCCTGGACATGGTGATTGGGATCCAGGTGCTAATGTGGGAAATGTGCTAGAAAAAGATATTACGCTTAAAACATCAAAAGCAATAGGACAAGTATTAGAAGATGCTGATATTAAAGCTGTGTTTACAAGAGAAAGTGATGTTTCGCTATCTAATAATAAGATAGAGGATTTAAAGAAAAGAGCTGCGATGAGTGAAACATATCAGGCTAATTACTTTGTCTCAGTTCATGTCAATTCCTATGAAGAATCTGATGAAGTCTCTGGATTTGAAATTTATAAAAAGAATGATGAGAGTGAGAGTTTAGCACAAAATATAGGAAAAAGTATTGAAACATTGAATTATTCAAAAAATAGAGGAATACTAGATGGTGGAAAATCTTTACAAGTATTAAGAGATAATACAGTACCATCAGTATTAATTGAATTAGGATATTTAAATAATAAAAATGATTATAGTTATTTAAGTGATGATGAAAAATTACAGAAAATGGGAGAAACTATAGCAAAAGGAATTATTGAAGAAGTACAAACTCATCTTTTGGACAATTCATCACAAAATAATATAAATCAGTAA
- a CDS encoding ABC transporter transmembrane domain-containing protein: protein MISTIFTQITPKAIGWLTDDILLQNQIDFYKVIPILLVILVVNIVNHLIIILRRIIVEDTATQTEKKARNLVISSLLKAPLTYFKENMTGHIHGRLNRCLEGTVKL, encoded by the coding sequence ATGATATCAACAATTTTCACACAAATTACACCTAAAGCTATTGGGTGGTTGACTGATGATATTCTATTACAAAACCAAATTGATTTTTATAAAGTGATTCCTATTCTTCTTGTTATTTTAGTTGTTAATATTGTGAATCATTTGATTATTATTTTAAGGCGAATCATTGTTGAAGATACTGCAACTCAAACTGAGAAAAAAGCTAGAAACCTTGTTATATCTTCTTTACTGAAAGCCCCTTTAACATATTTTAAAGAAAATATGACAGGACATATTCATGGTAGATTGAACCGTTGTTTAGAAGGAACTGTAAAATTATAA
- a CDS encoding ATP-binding cassette domain-containing protein, whose product MASPSGCGKSSLIKAICKLEKCDGDIFIDDKDINSLSRNELAKYITLVPQNPFLIAGTIYENICYGLDKEPSLDDVWKAIDKANLTDFICSLPQQLETRISEHGNNLSVDQKQIIAISRIFLRKPQILILDEATSNLDNTSERFIQHEIEKLKIQNQMTIISIAHRLTTLKNCDYIIVMDQGKIVEEGKYDELIDKKGIFSDMYYGKLK is encoded by the coding sequence ATAGCTAGTCCTAGTGGTTGTGGAAAATCTTCTCTTATTAAAGCCATTTGTAAATTAGAGAAATGTGATGGAGATATTTTTATTGATGATAAGGATATCAATTCTCTATCCCGTAATGAGTTAGCAAAATATATCACATTAGTCCCACAAAATCCTTTTTTAATTGCAGGTACGATTTATGAAAATATTTGTTATGGATTAGACAAAGAACCTTCATTAGATGATGTATGGAAAGCTATTGATAAAGCTAATCTTACTGATTTTATTTGTAGTTTACCCCAACAATTAGAGACCAGGATTTCTGAACATGGTAATAATTTATCAGTGGACCAAAAACAAATAATCGCCATATCGAGGATCTTTTTAAGAAAACCTCAAATTCTTATTTTAGATGAAGCCACTTCTAATTTAGATAATACTTCAGAAAGATTTATTCAACATGAAATAGAAAAACTCAAGATTCAAAATCAAATGACTATTATTTCCATCGCTCATAGACTAACAACTTTAAAGAATTGTGATTATATTATTGTGATGGATCAAGGAAAGATTGTTGAAGAAGGTAAATATGATGAATTGATTGATAAAAAAGGTATTTTTAGTGATATGTATTATGGTAAATTAAAATAG
- a CDS encoding PTS sugar transporter subunit IIB codes for MKILLVCSAGMSTSLLVERMLTAAKEKNLDVDIEARPIADTIVYGKDADAIMLGPQVRFQEDHIRSLFDESKPIAVIDMKDYGMMNGKKVLEEAMTLIESKK; via the coding sequence ATGAAAATATTATTAGTATGTTCAGCAGGAATGTCTACGAGTTTATTAGTTGAAAGAATGTTAACTGCTGCTAAGGAAAAGAATTTAGATGTTGATATTGAAGCAAGGCCTATTGCTGATACGATTGTCTATGGAAAAGATGCCGATGCTATCATGTTAGGACCACAGGTTCGTTTCCAGGAAGATCATATTCGTTCATTATTTGATGAAAGTAAACCAATTGCAGTTATTGACATGAAAGATTATGGCATGATGAATGGTAAGAAAGTTTTAGAAGAGGCTATGACATTAATTGAATCAAAAAAATAA
- a CDS encoding IS1634 family transposase, with product MKRFEKGFRMYYDDSGYLRKYTKLKEKIQKEADMMGYFAIVTTQEMGAGEALETYRDRDTVEKLFRSLKSELDFNKFRVHGDASMESKIFITFLANIVRNEVFTKTKEIRRKNKKDYTVPGIIHEMNKIEITRDSRNEYVRRYGLSRKQKEILKQFGITDEDVKNYVKEINEKMK from the coding sequence ATGAAAAGATTCGAAAAGGGATTCAGGATGTATTATGATGATAGCGGATATTTAAGGAAGTATACAAAGCTGAAGGAAAAGATACAGAAAGAAGCGGACATGATGGGATACTTTGCGATAGTGACAACGCAGGAAATGGGTGCAGGGGAAGCACTTGAAACATATAGAGACAGGGATACAGTTGAGAAACTGTTTAGAAGCCTGAAGAGTGAACTGGATTTTAATAAATTCAGAGTTCATGGAGATGCATCGATGGAATCAAAGATTTTTATTACATTCCTGGCAAATATAGTTAGAAATGAAGTATTCACAAAGACAAAGGAAATAAGAAGAAAAAACAAGAAAGACTATACAGTACCGGGAATCATACATGAGATGAATAAAATAGAGATAACAAGAGACAGCAGGAATGAGTATGTAAGAAGATATGGGTTAAGTCGAAAACAAAAAGAGATATTGAAACAATTTGGAATCACAGATGAAGATGTAAAGAACTATGTAAAAGAAATAAATGAAAAGATGAAATAA
- a CDS encoding IS1634 family transposase has product MFHKNITVKKPANSVVYPRNNYVYFNCEKIYIKEKKHNQNKRVLIGKMIDDEFMIPNDNARIYFPEWFENEKSPEMSDTISIGNTMVIDRIMNESGLSSLLDSIFDDDSSLIKDVMQYMIIGETTAIQHFPSFMRRIPVFSKQIYSDSSIGRLLKDRIKFRDTDLFLKSWNNMHKGDAIYISYDSTNMNTYSEGIEIAELGHAKDDDEVPIVNMSYSIDQKNGTPLFYETYMGSIIDNSQLTYMVDRAKEYGYENIGLILDRGYFSARNIRYIEKKGYDLIMMVKTNQKKISELITRHRLSIANQIDAYIEKYEIYGKTVKAKLYDDEKEYYVHIYYDGEKANEQRSMLLNSYAKLERDLEKEFQRQSSTEKKT; this is encoded by the coding sequence ATGTTTCATAAAAATATTACTGTTAAAAAACCTGCCAATTCTGTTGTCTATCCTCGAAACAACTATGTCTATTTTAATTGTGAAAAGATTTACATCAAGGAAAAAAAGCATAATCAAAATAAGAGGGTTCTTATTGGAAAGATGATTGATGATGAATTCATGATTCCTAATGACAATGCTAGAATCTATTTCCCTGAATGGTTCGAAAATGAAAAATCACCTGAAATGTCTGATACCATTTCTATTGGAAATACAATGGTCATTGATAGGATTATGAATGAGTCAGGTCTTTCATCGCTTCTTGATTCTATCTTCGATGATGATTCCTCTCTTATCAAGGATGTCATGCAATATATGATCATTGGTGAAACAACAGCCATTCAGCATTTTCCATCATTCATGAGGAGAATTCCCGTCTTTTCAAAACAGATATATAGCGATTCTTCCATAGGGAGGCTTCTCAAGGACAGGATCAAATTCAGAGATACCGATCTTTTCCTTAAGTCATGGAACAACATGCATAAAGGTGATGCCATATACATCAGCTATGACAGCACCAACATGAATACATATAGCGAGGGCATAGAAATTGCAGAACTAGGTCATGCAAAGGATGATGATGAAGTACCGATTGTAAATATGAGCTACTCCATTGATCAGAAAAATGGTACGCCACTATTCTATGAAACGTATATGGGGAGCATCATCGACAACAGTCAGCTGACATACATGGTGGACAGGGCAAAGGAATATGGATATGAAAATATCGGACTGATACTTGATAGAGGATATTTCAGTGCCAGAAACATAAGATATATAGAGAAAAAGGGATATGACCTTATAATGATGGTGAAAACCAATCAGAAAAAGATTAGTGAACTTATTACCAGACATAGGCTCAGCATAGCAAATCAGATAGATGCATATATAGAGAAATATGAAATCTATGGAAAGACAGTGAAGGCAAAACTGTATGATGATGAAAAGGAATACTATGTTCACATCTACTATGATGGCGAAAAGGCGAATGAACAGAGAAGTATGCTTTTGAATTCATACGCAAAGCTTGAAAGGGATCTGGAAAAAGAATTTCAAAGACAAAGCTCAACAGAAAAGAAGACATGA
- a CDS encoding Rpn family recombination-promoting nuclease/putative transposase → MSMQTDHIIKDFFKNTSRFADLMNAILYGGQDVIKPDELQVMDSNEIFVGKYISKERRRDVIMMWKGKESQAILALEAQNQVDFTMVSRTLLYDALTYNMQDKKPKNHMLPYVMSIVLFHGEGKWTAKTSLLERVNVPEGIKQESNDWKMNVVDIKDLNYHLLKNEDNHSVVKAVGKIWRKEEEDFKGMEVSKAAARVIAILTERFDILDLVKGDKETMAMWSFWQDIENSGFQKGEERGMKKGKIDTLKKNVKTMLVYLFGNLTPELTKKIEDSDEERLDNVILHIFEIHNETDVYKILQ, encoded by the coding sequence ATGAGCATGCAAACAGATCACATCATTAAGGATTTCTTCAAGAATACCAGTCGTTTTGCCGACTTGATGAATGCTATTTTATATGGTGGTCAGGATGTCATTAAGCCTGATGAACTACAAGTCATGGATTCCAATGAAATCTTTGTAGGTAAGTATATTTCCAAGGAACGACGACGTGATGTCATCATGATGTGGAAAGGAAAAGAGTCACAGGCTATTCTTGCGTTGGAGGCACAGAATCAGGTTGACTTTACAATGGTGTCAAGAACACTTCTCTATGATGCATTGACTTATAATATGCAGGATAAAAAACCCAAGAACCATATGCTTCCATATGTCATGAGTATTGTCTTGTTTCATGGCGAAGGCAAATGGACAGCCAAGACATCACTGTTAGAAAGAGTCAATGTACCTGAAGGCATCAAGCAGGAAAGCAATGACTGGAAGATGAATGTGGTTGACATCAAGGATTTGAATTATCACCTACTCAAAAATGAGGACAATCATAGTGTTGTCAAAGCAGTAGGAAAAATATGGAGAAAAGAGGAAGAAGATTTCAAAGGAATGGAAGTATCAAAGGCAGCTGCAAGAGTGATAGCAATACTTACAGAAAGATTTGATATTTTAGATTTAGTGAAAGGAGATAAAGAAACTATGGCAATGTGGTCATTTTGGCAGGACATTGAAAATTCAGGATTTCAAAAAGGAGAAGAACGTGGTATGAAAAAAGGTAAAATAGATACATTAAAGAAGAATGTGAAAACAATGTTGGTGTATCTTTTTGGAAACCTCACACCAGAACTTACCAAGAAAATAGAAGATAGTGATGAAGAAAGACTTGATAATGTCATATTACATATTTTTGAAATCCACAATGAAACAGATGTCTATAAGATACTTCAATAA
- the atpC gene encoding ATP synthase F1 subunit epsilon has protein sequence MTTFKLKIVTPKGVYQETDVEMLNLRTTAGQIGILAHHIPLASSIEISEMNYIDANHEKQYFAIAGGFVYVGEEDTTIITSAIESSDEIDLARAQSSKQRAEERLKLRQDIDIIRAEIALKKQSQELM, from the coding sequence ATGACAACATTTAAATTAAAAATTGTAACACCTAAAGGTGTTTATCAAGAAACTGATGTTGAAATGTTAAATCTACGAACAACAGCCGGACAAATTGGTATTCTTGCTCACCATATTCCTCTGGCAAGTAGTATTGAAATATCAGAAATGAATTATATTGATGCAAATCATGAAAAACAATATTTTGCGATTGCAGGTGGCTTTGTATATGTTGGTGAAGAAGATACAACGATTATTACAAGTGCTATTGAATCATCAGATGAAATTGATTTAGCACGTGCTCAAAGTTCTAAACAAAGGGCAGAAGAACGCTTAAAATTACGACAAGATATTGATATTATACGTGCTGAAATTGCATTAAAAAAGCAATCACAAGAATTAATGTGA
- the atpD gene encoding F0F1 ATP synthase subunit beta: MSNIGKIVRAVGPVVDIVFDDGHLPALNTAIEIQNNDELLTVEVAQHIGDDVVRCIAMGSTDGLKRGLEAKDTEHPIRVPVGNETLGRMFNVLGQPIDEKEALPADIQKMPIHRNAPSYADQKTETEILETGIKVIDLICPYIKGGKIGLFGGAGVGKTVLIQELINNIATQHGGLSVFAGVGERSREGNDLYYEMKESGVLNKTTLVFGQMNEPPGSRLRVGLTGLTMAEYFRDEQNQDVLLFIDNIFRFTQAGSEVSALLGRVPSQAGYQPTLATEMGQLQERITSTKKGSITSVQAVYVPADDLTDPAPATTFAHLDAKVVLDRSIAALGIYPAVDPLNSSSRALDPLIVGKEHYEVAHGVQQILQRFQDLQDIIAILGMDELSEEDKVTVARARRVRNYLSQPFTVASQFTGLEGKYVRVEDTIKGFKEILEGKWDHLPEQAFHNVGSIEEAVEKAKTLTDDNI; the protein is encoded by the coding sequence ATGTCAAATATAGGAAAAATCGTACGTGCAGTAGGTCCCGTTGTTGATATTGTTTTTGATGATGGACACTTACCTGCATTAAATACAGCTATTGAAATTCAAAATAATGATGAATTATTGACAGTAGAAGTTGCGCAACATATTGGTGATGATGTTGTGCGTTGTATCGCAATGGGTTCTACTGATGGTTTAAAAAGAGGATTAGAAGCAAAAGATACAGAGCATCCTATTCGTGTACCAGTAGGTAATGAAACACTAGGAAGAATGTTTAATGTTTTAGGACAACCTATTGATGAAAAAGAAGCTTTACCTGCTGATATTCAAAAGATGCCAATTCATAGAAATGCGCCATCATATGCTGATCAAAAAACAGAAACAGAAATCTTGGAAACAGGAATTAAAGTCATTGATTTGATTTGTCCTTATATTAAAGGTGGAAAGATTGGTTTATTTGGTGGAGCTGGAGTTGGAAAAACAGTTTTAATTCAAGAATTAATTAACAATATTGCAACACAACATGGTGGATTATCAGTATTTGCTGGAGTTGGAGAACGTTCAAGAGAAGGTAATGACCTTTATTATGAAATGAAAGAAAGTGGTGTTTTAAATAAAACAACACTTGTCTTTGGACAAATGAATGAACCACCAGGATCACGTTTAAGAGTTGGTCTAACAGGACTCACAATGGCAGAATATTTTAGAGATGAACAAAATCAAGATGTCTTATTATTCATTGATAATATTTTCCGTTTTACACAAGCTGGTTCAGAAGTTTCAGCGTTGTTAGGACGTGTACCATCACAAGCTGGTTATCAACCAACGCTTGCGACAGAAATGGGACAATTACAGGAACGTATTACATCAACTAAGAAAGGATCAATCACTTCGGTACAGGCTGTTTATGTGCCTGCCGATGACTTAACTGACCCTGCACCGGCAACAACATTTGCTCACTTGGATGCGAAAGTTGTTCTTGATCGTTCGATTGCTGCATTAGGAATTTATCCAGCTGTTGATCCATTAAATTCATCATCACGTGCCCTAGATCCTTTAATTGTTGGAAAAGAACATTATGAAGTGGCTCATGGTGTTCAACAAATCTTACAAAGATTCCAGGATTTACAGGATATCATTGCCATTTTGGGTATGGATGAATTAAGTGAAGAAGATAAAGTGACTGTTGCCAGAGCAAGGCGTGTTCGTAATTATTTATCACAACCATTTACTGTTGCTTCACAGTTTACAGGACTAGAAGGAAAATATGTTCGTGTGGAAGATACAATTAAGGGATTTAAAGAGATTCTTGAAGGAAAATGGGATCATTTACCTGAGCAGGCTTTCCATAATGTAGGTTCTATTGAAGAAGCAGTAGAAAAGGCAAAGACATTAACAGATGACAACATTTAA
- the atpG gene encoding ATP synthase F1 subunit gamma, with protein MANDMQSIKRRIKSVESTKKITKAMQLVATSKLRKARNQMDELRPYYSKIQEVVGEILESNKGMVDSPYLKDNQTGKNIYIIVTSSLGLCGGYNANVIKTMVECLKPEDEIYMIGNKGASYLTHHHIDFHSQYLDLNSTLEFKDVIRLVQELTQRYQNHEIASIQMIYTKFINNLTFQPYVMKLLPVDTKDFEMKYLTHKATIFEPNPQTVLNDLIPMYLQSVIYGYLVESVTSENASRRTSMENATDNAEDLIEELLLKYNQARQSAITNEISEIVAGANAQ; from the coding sequence ATGGCTAATGATATGCAGTCTATTAAAAGACGTATTAAATCAGTAGAATCTACAAAGAAAATCACAAAAGCTATGCAGCTTGTCGCAACTTCTAAATTAAGAAAAGCAAGAAATCAAATGGATGAATTAAGACCTTATTATAGTAAGATTCAAGAAGTTGTTGGTGAAATCTTAGAAAGTAATAAAGGTATGGTTGATAGTCCTTATTTAAAAGATAATCAAACTGGGAAAAACATTTATATTATTGTGACTTCAAGTTTAGGTTTATGTGGTGGTTATAATGCCAATGTTATTAAAACAATGGTTGAATGTTTAAAACCAGAAGATGAAATTTATATGATTGGAAATAAGGGAGCAAGTTATTTAACACATCATCATATTGATTTTCATTCACAGTATCTTGATTTAAATTCAACATTGGAATTTAAAGATGTGATTAGACTTGTTCAAGAGTTAACACAACGTTATCAAAATCATGAAATTGCAAGTATTCAAATGATTTATACAAAGTTTATCAATAATTTAACATTCCAACCTTATGTGATGAAGTTATTACCTGTGGATACAAAAGATTTTGAAATGAAATATTTAACACATAAAGCAACGATATTTGAACCGAATCCACAGACTGTTTTAAATGATTTGATTCCTATGTATTTACAATCAGTCATTTATGGATATTTGGTTGAATCGGTGACAAGTGAAAATGCTTCAAGAAGAACATCTATGGAAAATGCAACAGATAATGCAGAAGATTTAATAGAAGAATTATTATTGAAATATAATCAGGCTAGACAAAGTGCTATTACAAATGAAATTAGTGAAATTGTAGCTGGTGCCAATGCTCAATAA